Proteins co-encoded in one Plasmodium berghei ANKA genome assembly, chromosome: 11 genomic window:
- a CDS encoding aspartate--tRNA ligase, putative, which translates to MKFPIRRKHNILKRAICLFLYIFYYLNILNFENIIISCYNVKSRTEFYKNKNTKKCVSLFIDNTKNVTSIRKRNAFNLLNHKNKKTKLNFFSENKKYYNKSTKIPLINKYSKKTYFFTFKKNGKLNSQNYHSQFSKANENPKDMSELENRNIKESFPNSILISLSEVFDFSIFYGTETDRKYYKYEDIIKYIEGTKWGNKFLENIKINNNLSKNYNKRKDNEEIYFDDKPILIRGRIEKKDKQSQRIILYLRQNSGLYIICVYEKKKTRNENTSKISNTISIENGEKDEMYTYIKNIKNETVVDIIGNIKINKKLYKHKIPHIESIYNQKRIEIQIKNIYKISESYYVPPIIPNDIPFLRTNILCNDKGYFKTKQPYEHGEKEENENKNIYEHIDKQIQSNIPPSFINDNIKNNKNDFSINNNYQSDFQNEQVVYPNIKDNNENVERNNEKNEIEYSENDYFCLNYRNSINQLIFNLKNSIIKKMRQILEEDKYIEVFTPKLMRIDKPPKNKSKNKNNLLNQIDDVNCYEQTEMNNNINKIKESNDKTNLENFPELNGSEGGSSCFTIENENIILAQSPQFYKQMIINYDYEKIFEINYSYRNEKFHSTKHLNEFLSLDTEQVIYNNYYEIIIYIYNFLKKIVNYINTNFIQEIALINLIYGKKNSHTSFEPTMITDTPIVLTFCEAHNILKKYYYIKNDIKFCNNCKEISQNGYIYDKQYKMCVKILDENEKNQLKKNIIFEDFNKNKQLHNIYYNNKIANNYKVDIKNCENNYETNISYPNNINQNLHSQIVYSFLNKINKNEIYNDILQFYNNIYDEIISTCKVCQNNFFDKQFTSSSSSSHVKLNTITNMKICQCMPEINNNIHDEKKNQNNNSLFDLNENSFSSEPNEYSYFSGLKKYLEKNINIKISVKEKKEIKKLKKLYIYQKDFTNDELNYLYLFIKYNFNTDIFVIDQYPLHIRPFYSLSNIYDLRFTNSFDFIYKGTEIISGSQRINNLPLLLLRILKGKINNNKNKDTEIDISSYLQINKTNFNLSNYFDDLQKLINKNSTLYKYINSFAYSSKPHGGMALGLDRFFMLLLNLANIKKSTYC; encoded by the coding sequence atgaaatttcCTATTCGCAGGAAACACAATATACTAAAAAGAGCTATTTGTTTGttcctttatattttctactatttaaatatactaaattttgaaaatattattataagtTGTTATAATGTAAAAAGTCGAACagaattttataaaaataaaaatacaaaaaaatgtgtaagtttatttattgataatacaaaaaatgtaaCTAGTATAAGGAAAAGGAATGCCTTTAATTTGCTAAatcacaaaaataaaaaaacaaaattaaatttttttagtgaaaataaaaagtattataataaatctACCAAAATTCCCCtgattaataaatattcaaaaaaaacatatttttttacattcaaaaaaaatggcaAGCTCAATTCTCAAAATTATCATTCTCAATTTTCGAAGGCAAACGAAAATCCTAAAGATATGTCTGAATTagaaaatagaaatataaaagaatcTTTTCCTAATTCTATTTTAATAAGTTTGTCAGAAGTGTTtgatttttctattttttatggaACTGAAACAGATAGGaaatattacaaatatgaagatataataaaatatatagaggGTACTAAATGGGGTAACAAATTtctagaaaatataaaaataaataataatttaagtaaaaattataataaaagaaaagataatgaagaaatttattttgatgaTAAACCAATATTAATTAGAGGAcgaatagaaaaaaaagataaacaATCACAAcgaattattttatatttaagaCAGAATAGTggattatatattatttgcgtatatgaaaaaaaaaaaactagaAATGAAAATACTTCTAAAATTAGTAATACAATATCTATTGAAAATGGAGAAAAAGATGaaatgtatacatatattaaaaatataaaaaatgaaacagTTGTAGATATTAtaggaaatataaaaattaacaaaaaattatataaacataaaatacCACATATtgaaagtatatataatcaaaAGAGGATagaaatacaaataaaaaatatttataaaatttcaGAATCTTATTATGTTCCCCCTATAATCCCTAATGATATTCCTTTTCTTAggacaaatattttatgtaacGATAAAGGTTATTTCAAAACGAAGCAACCTTATGAGCATGgtgaaaaagaagaaaatgaaaacaaaaatatttatgaacaCATAGATAAACAAATTCAAAGTAATATTCCACCTTcatttataaatgataatattaaaaataataaaaatgatttttctattaataataattaccAATCAGATTTCCAAAATGAGCAAGTAGTGTAtccaaatataaaagataacaatgaaaatgtggaaagaaataatgaaaaaaatgaaatcgAGTATTCCGAAAATGATTACTtttgtttaaattataGAAATTCGATAAATCaacttatttttaatttaaaaaattcaattataaaaaaaatgagacAAATTTTAGAAgaagataaatatatagaagtATTTACTCCTAAATTAATGAGAATAGATAAACCgccaaaaaataaaagcaaaaacaaaaacaacTTGCTTAACCAAATTGATGATGTAAATTGCTATGAACAAACagaaatgaataataatataaataaaattaaagaaagtaatgataaaacaaatttagaaaattttCCAGAATTAAATGGATCAGAAGGTGGATCGAGTTGCTTCACGattgaaaatgaaaatataatacttgCCCAAAGTCcacaattttataaacaaatgataattaattatgattatgaaaaaatatttgaaataaattattcatatcgaaatgaaaaatttcATAGCACTAAAcatttaaatgaatttttatcattgGACACTGAAcaagttatatataataattattatgaaataataatatatatttataattttttaaaaaaaattgttaattatattaatacaaattttattcaaGAAATTgctttaattaatttaatttatggaaaaaaaaattcacaCACATCGTTTGAGCCTACTATGATTACTGACACTCCAATAGTTTTAACATTTTGTGAAgctcataatatattaaaaaaatattattatataaaaaatgatataaaattttgtaataattGTAAAGAAATTTCACAAAatggatatatttatgataaacaatataaaatgtgtgtaaaaatattagatgaaaatgaaaaaaaccaattaaaaaaaaatattatttttgaggattttaataaaaataaacaattacataatatttattataataataaaattgcaaataattacaaagttgatataaaaaattgtgaaaataattacGAAACTAATATTTCTTATcctaataatataaatcaaaatttGCATTCTCAAATagtttattcatttttgaacaaaattaacaaaaatgaaatttaCAATGATATTCTCCAATTTTACAATAACATATATGACGAAATAATATCTACATGTAAAGTAtgtcaaaataatttttttgataaacaATTTACATCATCTTCTTCCTCTAGTCatgtaaaattaaatacaattacaaatatgaaaatatgtcAGTGCATGCCagaaattaataataatattcatgatgaaaaaaaaaaccaaAATAACAATAGCCTCTTtgatttaaatgaaaatagttTTAGTAGTGAGCCCAATGAATATTCCTATTTTAGTGgattaaagaaatatttagaaaaaaatataaatataaaaataagcgtaaaagaaaaaaaagaaattaaaaaattaaaaaaattatatatttatcaaaaagATTTTACAAATGATGAacttaattatttatatttatttataaaatataattttaatacagatatatttgttatagATCAATATCCATTGCACATCAGACCGTTTTATAGTTTAAGCAACATATATGATTTACGATTTACAAATAGTTttgattttatatataaagggACTGAAATTATATCAGGCAGCCaaagaataaataatttgcCACTTTTATTACTTCGTATATTAAagggaaaaataaataacaacAAAAATAAGGATACTGAAATAGACATATCATCttatttacaaataaataaaacgaattttaatttatcaaattattttgatgatttacaaaaattaataaataaaaattcaacattatataaatatattaattcatttGCTTATTCTTCCAAACCACATGGGGGAATGGCTTTAGGTTTGGAtcgtttttttatgttacTGCTAAATTTAgcgaatataaaaaaatcaacTTATTGTTAA
- a CDS encoding ribose-5-phosphate isomerase, putative — translation MDSLKKIVAYKAVDEYVQSNMTIGLGTGSTVFYVIERIEALMKSGKIKNLICVPTSIDTEMKAKSLGIPLAGLTKNLKIDIAIDGADEIDADLNLIKGRGGALVREKLVAANASCFIIIVDESKMCKDGLGTTGAVPIEILSFGYEMIIENLLKISALKNCIYKLREKNGEIFITDNNNYIVDFFFDNPIENLVQTCEQIKMTTGVIDHGIFVNMASIALISKINGTILTLKKNKGIN, via the exons atggacagtctaaaaaaaatagtg GCATATAAAGCAGTCGATGAATATGTTCAATCTAACATGACAATTGGACTTGGAACAGGATCCACtgttttttatgttattgAAAGAATTGAAGCATTAATGAAAAGtgggaaaataaaaaatttaatatgtGTTCCAACTAGTATAGATACAGAAATGAAg GCAAAAAGCTTAGGAATCCCTTTGGCGggtttaacaaaaaatttaaaaattgaCATAGCAATAGATGGCGCTGACGAAATAGACGCcgatttaaatttaataaaaggAAGAGGGGGAGCACTTGTTCGGGAAAAACTAGTTGCAGCAAATGCCTCATGTTTTATAATT ATTGTTGACGAATCTAAAATGTGCAAAGATGGACTAGGAACAACTGGAGCTGTTCCCATTGAAATTTTATCTTTTGGTTATGAAATGataattgaaaatttaCTAAAAATATCAGCTCTTAAaaattgcatatataaattaagagagaaaaatggagaaatttttataactgataataataattatattgttgattttttttttgataatccGATTGAAAATTTGGTACAAACTTGtgaacaaattaaaatg acAACTGGAGTCATAGATCATGGAATTTTTGTTAACATGGCAAGCATCGCTTTAATAAGCAAAATAAATGGAACAATTTTAacactaaaaaaaaataaaggaataaattaa
- a CDS encoding MORN repeat protein, putative, producing the protein MGNNDILKIQNSYSYDLIYWKEFFSKNIKENDINSSVKIKDNSLIELKNVKINNKYTFSGIIKLDNYSCPCFYEKFQICSNKEIFVGYFKCRHIKGYGEIISNDYTYRGYISNFNKSQRGSYLLFLINDSNDKNRKIIKYDAYKNISLIYTGMWKNDKRDGRGTLKLSFTKKNNIDYALKENKNKIIYTGWWKNDKRYFYGIQNYINNNCIYLGFWNKNKKWKYGKIIWYYNRKKDITCENQKKKKKKIQNVYIGEWENDSINGLGTYFWFKKKYNNNNIITHKNANYDKYLGYWKKGKKNGYGVFYYNCGNKYIGMWKNNKKEGLGYMININGSVYKCYFKNNVIISEVQINPEYQINNVYTNSICKVINFCFFENYFNISNKQIQLLYKIIYTNFDFLVDIYERYKSRNTKKKIYKNEQTKFKTSTNITLDQNKNHFTLVNLWKIFYKCNILNSNFTLSALNKLVLDHTAICEENELFNILKQNIPKNDIELFPLEEKKIIKYFFYKSCDILNILQFFPKKCKNKYISLLREHKTYYEKETKNEINKTPSPQDEVINLKNKKQTHTIQSCHYPTNYYFNADTNTNIKDLYIDGKKNENCKCNYNYNSLNDISDLLINYSKNCKISNKFCGLLKYAIFNKDLYILKGCKELYKIINFNKKKIKFKQILEKIYFFLINNKKQYNNHYLYYVLYSLFESSTPLICSFLSMIRNKSKKKQTTKGKKNSRLLETHNSSMISTHYDNKSNDKEIKLIETQKYINNTKFSQINREILENLQNEDFTAHLKNIIEFTNVYKYNIHEETREISFNCFLSTLVHVSIQLNKFRNVTDQFTDIIETLKKNYIKKQNHNYYFGSRKFIKKRTGQFRNNNNNNNETTETLMKDINYTFDLTKENKRKATLLSLENISNELLNILKIYVYYFIFYFLIFESKDCFFSIFNIKLDLSIKLRDVLLFLIQLKLVKKSKKKNTSTEYINLGSYSHTSRNNNKKKINIKNKISKILTCSGKNDKNIPKKILTVQNNDRENNKLFRHEKKKNIKMNLESTRKKDKINIKKERKKKRANCKNKSEQNIETEIKDYPEIGDNQKKNNTFDNNKDNKNVLSHICDSKNGMNVRAKNKNCSNEIFLKKKKNIFSLSYFEILSIFSKILNTKNLHLISGSYCDLYFKKLKHAGKRKLYKINKTGMLKICATRHMGIIQRKRKHIVLSLFNSTKKENNNKICRDKTISTNSEKNEKCPTPIYTKKYGMKIVTLLDKKMSELDKHVDSDFLIIQSETFKKGKKTKEKDKKNEKCEQKNKPIYVNNKENRELNKGDDGMVQKTLIKIKRRHEIKKKIYFLKNNYTNYCKNYMNVIDYYNICLTPYELVLFFFKFVKKVKKKRKIISSYIEVLSIFIFRVLLYNTFIIAKKYN; encoded by the coding sequence atgggaaataatgatatactaaaaattcaaaattcGTATTCCTatgatttaatatattggaaagaatttttttccaaaaatataaaagaaaatgatattaaCTCGTctgttaaaataaaagataataGTCTaatagaattaaaaaatgtaaaaattaataataagtATACATTTAGCgggataataaaattggaTAATTATAGTTGCCCTTGTTTTTATGAAAAGTTCCAAATTTGCAgcaataaagaaatatttgtaGGCTATTTCAAATGCAGACATATAAAAGGATATGGGGAAATCATTTCAAACGATTATACATATAGAGGATATATAtccaattttaataaatctCAAAGAGGATCGTATTTActctttttaataaatgatagCAATGATAAgaatagaaaaataataaaatatgatgcttataaaaatatatctttgATATATACTGGGATGTGGAAAAATGACAAAAGGGATGGACGTGGAACGTTAAAATTGAGCTTcaccaaaaaaaataatatagattatgccttaaaagaaaataaaaataaaataatatacactGGATGGTggaaaaatgataaaagatatttttatggaattcaaaattatattaacaataattgtatatatctTGGTTTTTggaacaaaaataaaaaatggaaatatggaaaaattatttggtATTATAATCGAAAAAAAGACATAACGTGtgaaaatcaaaaaaaaaaaaaaaaaaaaatacaaaatgtgtatatagGTGAATGGGAAAATGATAGTATTAATGGGCTTGGAACTTATTTTtggtttaaaaaaaaatataataataataatataataacacacaaaaatgcaaattatgataaatatttagGGTATTggaaaaaagggaaaaaaaatggttatggagtattttattataattgtggtaataaatatataggtatgtggaaaaataataaaaaggaaGGATTGGgatatatgataaatattaatggaAGTGTCTATAAAtgctattttaaaaataatgtaattATTTCGGAGGTACAAATTAATCCAgaatatcaaataaataatgtatatactAATTCGATATGTAAAgtaattaatttttgtttttttgaaaactattttaatatatcaaataagCAAATACAGTTactttataaaattatttacacCAACTTTGATTTTTTAGTAGACATTTATGAGAGGTATAAAAGCAggaatacaaaaaaaaaaatatataaaaatgaacaaacAAAATTCAAAACTAGTACCAATATTACTTTagatcaaaataaaaaccaTTTTACCTTAGTAAatttatggaaaatattttataaatgtaatattttaaattcaaATTTCACCTTATCAgctttaaataaattagtaCTTGATCATACAGCTATTtgtgaagaaaatgaattatttaatatattaaaacaaaatataccaaaaaatgatatagaATTATTCCCATTAGaggaaaagaaaattataaaatattttttttataaatcttgtgatattttaaatatattacaatttttccctaaaaaatgtaaaaataaatatatctcTCTTTTAAGAGAgcataaaacatattatgaaaaagaaacaaaaaatgaaataaacaAAACACCATCACCACAAGATGAAGTAATAAatcttaaaaataaaaaacagaCACATACAATACAAAGTTGTCATTATCCCACAAACTATTATTTCAATGCAGACACTAACACTAACATTAAAGATCTATATATTGatgggaaaaaaaatgaaaattgtaaatgtaattataattataatagttTAAACGATATATCagatttattaataaattattctaaaaattgtaaaatatcaaacaaattttgtggtcttttaaaatatgcgatttttaataaagatttatacatattaaaaGGTTGTAAggaattatataaaataatcaattttaataaaaaaaaaataaaatttaaacaaattttagagaaaatatattttttcttgatcaataataaaaaacagtATAATAATCATTACTTGTATTATGTGTTATATAGTTTGTTTGAATCATCCACACCTTTgatttgttcatttttatctatGATAAGgaataaaagtaaaaaaaaacaaactacaaaaggaaaaaaaaatagtcGATTATTAGAAACGCATAACAGTAGCATGATTTCTACACActatgataataaaagtaatgacaaggaaataaaattaatcgAAAcccaaaaatatattaacaatacAAAATTTAGTCAAATAAATAGAGAAATATTAGAAAATCTGCAAAATGAGGATTTTACTGcgcatttaaaaaatataattgagtttacaaatgtatataaatataatatacacgAAGAAACGCGAGAAATAAGTTTTAATTGCTTTTTGTCAACACTTGTTCATGTATCTAtacaattaaataaatttagaaaTGTCACTGATCAATTTACTGACATTATAGAGAccttgaaaaaaaattatataaaaaaacaaaaccACAACTATTACTTTGGTAGTAGGAAGTTTATTAAGAAAAGAACTGGGCAGTTTcgtaataataacaataataataatgaaaccACAGAAACATTAATGAAAGATATTAATTACACATTTGATTTaacaaaagaaaacaaaagGAAAGCCACACTTTTGTCattggaaaatatatcaaatgaATTGTTAAACATactaaaaatttatgtatattattttattttttactttttaatatttgaGTCAAAagattgttttttttccatttttaacATAAAGTTAGATTTATCCATAAAACTTAGagatgtattattatttttaattcaacTTAAATTAGtgaaaaaatcgaaaaaaaaaaacacatcaacggaatatattaatttaggTAGTTATTCCCATACATctagaaataataataaaaaaaaaattaacataaaaaataaaataagtaaaaTACTGACTTGTTCAggtaaaaatgataaaaatattccaaaaaaaatattaacagTACAGAATAATGATAGAGAAAATAACAAACTATTTAgacatgaaaaaaaaaaaaatataaaaatgaatttggAGAGTACCCGAAAAAAggataaaattaatataaaaaaagaacggaaaaaaaaaagagcaAATTGCAAAAACAAGAGTgaacaaaatatagaaaCTGAAATAAAGGATTATCCTGAAATAGGAgataatcaaaaaaaaaataatacattcgataataataaagataataaaaatgttttatctCATATATGTGATAGTAAAAATGGCATGAACGTACGAGCTAAGAATAAGAATTGCTctaatgaaatatttttaaaaaaaaaaaaaaatatattttctttgtcatattttgaaattttatcaattttttctaaaatattGAACACTAAAAACCTGCATTTAATAAGTGGCTCATATTgtgatttatattttaaaaaattaaaacatgctggaaaaaggaaattgtataaaattaataaaactggtatgttaaaaatatgtgcaACCCGACATATGGGAATAATACAAAGGAAAAGAAAGCATATTGTACTAAGTTTATTCAATTCTAccaaaaaagaaaacaacAACAAAATTTGCAGAGATAAAACGATTAGTACGAAttctgaaaaaaatgaaaaatgtcCAACCCctatttatacaaaaaaatatggaatGAAAATTGTTACATTATtagacaaaaaaatgagtgAATTAGATAAACATGTGGATAGCGATTTTCTAATTATACAATCTGAAACATTTAAGAAAGGaaagaaaacaaaagaaaaagataaaaaaaatgaaaaatgtgagcaaaaaaataaaccaATTTACGTGAATAATAAGGAAAATCGTGAATTGAATAAGGGTGATGATGGAATGGTACAAAAAAcacttataaaaattaaaagacgacatgaaataaaaaaaaaaatatatttcttaaaaaataattacacAAATTATTGTAAGAATTATATGAATGTAATTGACTATTATAACATTTGTCTTACTCCATATGAacttgttttattttttttcaagtttgttaaaaaagttaaaaaaaaaagaaaaattatatcttCATACATCGAAGTAttatctatttttatattccgCGTTTTGTTGtataatacatttattatagcaaaaaaatataattaa